From Phenylobacterium montanum, the proteins below share one genomic window:
- a CDS encoding acetyl-CoA C-acetyltransferase translates to MGEAYIVAAARTAGGRKGGRLAGWHPADLAGKVLDNLIDRVGCDPALVEDVIMGCVSQVGEQATNIARNAVLASKLPESVPATSVDRQCGSSQQALHFAAQAVMSGSMDIVIASGVESMTRVPMGSSVVLHAKAGMGVPKSPKMEERYPNIQFSQFVGAEMIAKKYGLSKDELDEFGFSSQSRAIAATQSGAFKDEIVALEITTADGKTELHTVDEGIRFDANLDAIRGVKLLQEGGALTAATSSQICDGASGVMVVNAAGLKTLGVEPLARIHHMTVIGGDPVIMLEAPIPATERALKKAGMSIDDIDLYEVNEAFASVPKAWLQVLGADPDRLNVNGGAIALGHPLGGSGTKLMTTLLNALKARGKRYGLQTMCEGGGLANVTIVERL, encoded by the coding sequence ATGGGCGAAGCTTATATCGTGGCTGCGGCGCGCACCGCGGGCGGGCGCAAGGGCGGCCGTCTGGCGGGCTGGCACCCGGCGGACCTGGCCGGCAAGGTGCTGGACAATCTGATCGACCGCGTCGGCTGCGATCCCGCCCTGGTCGAGGACGTGATCATGGGCTGCGTCAGCCAGGTCGGCGAACAGGCCACCAACATCGCCCGCAACGCGGTCCTGGCCTCCAAGCTGCCCGAAAGCGTGCCCGCGACCTCGGTCGACCGTCAGTGCGGCTCATCGCAGCAGGCCCTGCACTTCGCCGCCCAGGCGGTGATGTCGGGCTCGATGGACATCGTCATCGCCTCGGGCGTCGAAAGCATGACCCGGGTGCCGATGGGCTCTTCGGTGGTGCTGCACGCCAAGGCCGGCATGGGCGTGCCCAAGAGCCCGAAGATGGAAGAGCGCTACCCGAACATCCAGTTCAGCCAGTTCGTGGGCGCTGAGATGATCGCCAAGAAGTATGGCCTGTCAAAAGACGAACTGGACGAGTTCGGCTTCTCCAGCCAGTCGCGCGCCATCGCCGCCACCCAGAGCGGCGCCTTCAAGGACGAGATCGTCGCGCTGGAGATCACCACCGCCGACGGCAAGACCGAACTGCACACGGTCGATGAGGGCATCCGCTTCGACGCCAACCTGGACGCCATCCGCGGCGTGAAGCTGCTGCAGGAGGGCGGCGCCCTGACCGCGGCCACCTCCAGCCAGATCTGCGACGGCGCCTCGGGCGTCATGGTGGTCAACGCGGCCGGGCTGAAGACCCTGGGCGTCGAGCCCCTGGCCCGCATCCACCACATGACCGTCATCGGTGGCGACCCGGTGATCATGCTGGAAGCCCCGATCCCCGCCACCGAGCGGGCGCTTAAGAAGGCCGGCATGAGCATCGACGACATCGACCTCTATGAAGTCAACGAGGCCTTCGCCTCGGTGCCCAAGGCCTGGCTGCAGGTGCTGGGCGCCGATCCCGACCGGCTGAACGTCAACGGCGGCGCCATCGCGCTCGGCCACCCGCTGGGCGGCTCGGGCACCAAGCTGATGACCACCCTGCTGAACGCGCTCAAGGCCCGCGGCAAGCGCTATGGCCTGCAGACCATGTGCGAAGGCGGCGGCCTGGCCAACGTGACCATCGTCGAGCGGCTGTAA
- a CDS encoding VOC family protein — MFSHIMIGTNDLDKAKSFYDALLGTLGVPPARVDGHRIFYFTPTGIFSVSKPINGEPATFANGGTVGFACSSPDQADAWHAAGLAAGGTTCEDPPGVREGATGKLYLAYLRDPDGNKLCALHRMQ, encoded by the coding sequence ATGTTTTCGCACATCATGATCGGGACCAACGACCTGGACAAAGCCAAGTCGTTCTATGACGCCCTGCTCGGGACGCTGGGCGTACCGCCGGCCCGGGTGGACGGCCACCGGATCTTCTACTTCACCCCCACCGGCATCTTCTCGGTCTCCAAGCCGATCAACGGCGAGCCGGCCACCTTCGCCAACGGCGGCACAGTCGGCTTCGCCTGCTCATCGCCGGACCAGGCCGACGCCTGGCACGCGGCAGGGCTCGCCGCTGGCGGGACCACCTGCGAAGACCCGCCGGGCGTGCGCGAAGGCGCCACCGGCAAGCTGTACCTCGCCTATCTGCGCGACCCCGACGGCAACAAGCTCTGCGCCCTGCACCGGATGCAGTAG
- a CDS encoding PadR family transcriptional regulator: MVEAVQVQLKKGVLELCVLALLSGGDAYAYEIASRLAKGIDMGEGTIYPLMRRMQVDGLVDTYLVESSSGPPRKYYRLTAAGQASLTAQKAEWAAFSAAVDEIVGGAQ; the protein is encoded by the coding sequence GTGGTCGAAGCGGTGCAGGTTCAGCTGAAGAAGGGGGTGCTCGAGCTCTGCGTGCTCGCCTTGCTCTCCGGCGGCGACGCCTATGCCTATGAGATCGCCAGCCGCCTCGCCAAGGGGATCGATATGGGAGAGGGCACCATTTATCCGTTGATGCGGCGGATGCAGGTGGACGGGCTGGTCGACACCTATCTGGTGGAGAGCTCCTCCGGGCCGCCGCGCAAATACTATCGCCTGACCGCCGCCGGCCAGGCCAGCCTGACCGCGCAGAAGGCGGAATGGGCCGCCTTCTCGGCCGCGGTCGACGAGATCGTCGGAGGCGCGCAATGA
- a CDS encoding DUF1700 domain-containing protein has translation MSRQAFISRLRLGLSGLPPQVINDIAADYEAHFDEGAAAGRSEAEIAAALGDPDRLARELRAEASLKNWEAQRNPSAAAGAIFAILGLGAIDLLVLLPILMSIGGTLFGFAIAALACFAAGAVVFVAGPVFVHGLPIAAVMMAGLGIMALATFIGSLTTLVTIGFVNALVWYGRLHMRVLKPALEPTGSAA, from the coding sequence ATGAGCCGCCAGGCCTTCATCTCCCGCCTGCGCCTGGGCCTTTCCGGCCTGCCGCCGCAGGTGATCAACGACATCGCCGCCGACTACGAGGCCCACTTCGACGAGGGCGCCGCCGCCGGTCGCAGCGAGGCCGAGATCGCCGCCGCCCTGGGCGACCCCGACCGCCTGGCGCGCGAGTTGCGCGCCGAGGCCTCGCTGAAGAACTGGGAGGCCCAGCGCAACCCTTCCGCAGCGGCCGGGGCGATCTTCGCCATACTGGGCCTGGGCGCGATCGACCTTCTGGTGCTGTTGCCGATCCTGATGTCGATCGGCGGGACCCTGTTCGGCTTCGCGATCGCCGCCCTCGCCTGCTTCGCCGCCGGCGCGGTGGTGTTCGTCGCAGGGCCAGTGTTCGTGCACGGCCTGCCGATTGCGGCGGTGATGATGGCGGGCCTGGGGATCATGGCCCTGGCCACCTTCATCGGCTCGCTGACCACCCTCGTCACCATCGGTTTCGTCAACGCCCTGGTCTGGTACGGACGCCTGCACATGCGCGTCCTGAAGCCGGCCCTGGAGCCCACCGGGAGCGCCGCATGA
- a CDS encoding GIN domain-containing protein codes for MIRTLALIAAVSFVLAIGCFAGVMASAGGPFWIDDSGQVHRGTWSHWDHDHEDHEHWNRSHDDDGDRSPAAQRDFTWTGGHKLIIDVPADVTYQQGAATKLTISGPQAVLNRLRVQNGEISTDGFGWDDGRLKISLTAPDVDSFEVNGSGDLAITGFNHDQLSVEIAGSGKAAAEGQAKRAELHISGSGDADFTNLKLDEAKVEVSGSGDAVIGPKQMAQVDISGSGNVRLLNAPKTQKFSVSGSGQVTQPNRG; via the coding sequence ATGATCCGCACCCTCGCCCTGATCGCCGCCGTCAGCTTCGTGCTGGCCATCGGTTGCTTCGCCGGCGTGATGGCCAGCGCCGGCGGCCCCTTCTGGATCGACGATAGCGGCCAGGTTCACCGCGGAACCTGGAGCCACTGGGACCACGACCATGAGGACCATGAGCATTGGAACCGCTCGCATGACGACGACGGCGACCGCTCGCCGGCCGCCCAGCGCGACTTCACCTGGACCGGCGGCCACAAGCTGATCATCGACGTCCCCGCCGACGTCACCTATCAGCAAGGCGCGGCCACCAAGCTGACCATCAGTGGGCCGCAGGCGGTGCTGAACCGGCTGCGCGTCCAGAACGGCGAGATCTCGACCGACGGCTTCGGCTGGGATGACGGCCGGCTGAAGATCAGCCTGACCGCGCCGGACGTGGACAGCTTCGAGGTCAACGGCTCGGGCGACCTGGCCATCACCGGCTTCAACCACGACCAGCTGTCGGTGGAGATCGCCGGCTCGGGCAAGGCCGCCGCCGAGGGCCAGGCCAAGCGGGCCGAGCTGCACATCAGCGGCTCGGGCGACGCCGACTTCACCAACCTGAAGCTGGACGAGGCCAAGGTCGAGGTCTCGGGCTCGGGCGACGCGGTGATCGGCCCCAAGCAGATGGCCCAGGTCGACATCTCCGGCAGCGGCAATGTGCGGCTGCTGAACGCGCCCAAGACCCAGAAATTCAGCGTCTCCGGCTCGGGCCAAGTGACCCAGCCGAACAGGGGCTGA
- a CDS encoding phytanoyl-CoA dioxygenase family protein, giving the protein MDAEAHIAQVQARGYTIVENAIKPDLVDALNEALARIERERDVRPAGNDFEGRHTVRIYNLLAFGAPFDRVPVHPAVLPIVEGVLDAGCLISSLSSIAIDPGEVAQPIHADDQVIPLDKPHRPLVCNSMWALTDFTEPNGATRLVPGSHLKANPEYGGAYDTIPAEMAKGSVLIWDGALWHGGGANRTDRRRMGVAMNYCAGFIRQQENQQLGLDPAQVRGFSPRLQELIGYGVYRGLIGHIDKQSPQQRLTGRGSFRSIWDR; this is encoded by the coding sequence ATGGATGCGGAGGCCCATATCGCTCAGGTCCAGGCGCGGGGCTACACGATCGTCGAGAACGCCATAAAGCCCGACCTGGTCGACGCCCTCAACGAGGCCCTGGCGCGGATCGAGCGGGAGCGGGACGTCCGCCCCGCCGGCAACGATTTCGAAGGCCGTCACACGGTGCGCATCTACAACCTCCTGGCCTTCGGCGCGCCCTTCGACCGCGTTCCGGTTCACCCCGCGGTGCTGCCAATCGTAGAGGGCGTGCTTGATGCCGGCTGCCTGATCTCGTCCCTGTCCTCGATCGCCATCGACCCCGGCGAGGTCGCCCAGCCGATCCACGCCGACGACCAGGTGATCCCGCTGGACAAGCCGCATCGTCCGCTAGTCTGCAATTCCATGTGGGCCCTGACCGACTTCACCGAGCCCAATGGCGCCACCCGCCTGGTCCCGGGCTCCCACCTGAAGGCCAATCCCGAGTACGGCGGCGCCTATGACACCATCCCGGCCGAGATGGCCAAGGGCTCGGTGCTGATCTGGGACGGCGCGCTCTGGCATGGCGGCGGCGCCAATCGCACGGACCGGCGGCGCATGGGGGTGGCGATGAACTATTGCGCCGGCTTCATCCGCCAGCAGGAGAACCAGCAGCTGGGCCTGGACCCGGCGCAGGTGAGGGGCTTTTCGCCCCGGCTGCAGGAGCTGATCGGCTATGGCGTCTATCGCGGCCTGATCGGCCACATCGACAAGCAGAGCCCCCAGCAGCGCCTGACGGGCCGTGGAAGCTTCCGCTCGATCTGGGATCGCTAA
- a CDS encoding NADP-dependent oxidoreductase produces MGEINRQIQLVASPQGKLGLEHFKLVEGAMPTIGEGQVLLRTRLLSLDAANRAWMQGATYRSAVEAGQVMAGGAVAEVVQSTAAGFAPGDLVFADTGWQDFSALPATGLQKLAPMEPMSHLLSVYGVAGLTAYFGLLECGQPKAGETVVVSAAAGSVGSLVGQIAKIKGCRVVGIAGGADKCAYLTGELGFDAAIDYKATPVGKALREACPGGIDVYFDNVGGDIFEACLFNMKLHGRIACCGAVSQYDGAPPPHGPRGVPGLIVVRRLTLRGFIVSDFYDQQSKALGDLKGWVESGQLKVPEDIIQGLENTPAALIGLLAGQNVGKRMVRVS; encoded by the coding sequence ATGGGCGAGATCAATCGTCAGATCCAACTGGTGGCCTCGCCCCAGGGCAAGCTGGGCCTGGAGCACTTCAAGCTGGTCGAAGGCGCGATGCCGACGATCGGCGAGGGCCAGGTGCTGTTGCGCACCCGCCTGCTCTCGCTGGACGCCGCCAACCGGGCCTGGATGCAGGGCGCGACCTACCGCTCGGCGGTGGAGGCGGGCCAGGTGATGGCCGGCGGCGCGGTGGCCGAGGTCGTTCAGTCGACCGCGGCCGGCTTCGCCCCCGGCGACCTGGTCTTCGCCGACACCGGCTGGCAGGACTTCTCCGCCCTTCCGGCCACGGGCCTGCAGAAGCTGGCGCCGATGGAGCCGATGAGCCACCTGCTCAGCGTCTATGGCGTGGCCGGCCTGACCGCCTATTTCGGCCTCCTGGAATGCGGCCAGCCCAAGGCCGGCGAGACCGTGGTGGTCTCGGCCGCAGCCGGTTCGGTCGGTTCTCTGGTGGGCCAGATCGCCAAGATCAAGGGCTGCCGCGTGGTCGGCATCGCCGGAGGCGCGGACAAGTGCGCCTATCTGACCGGCGAACTCGGCTTCGACGCGGCCATCGACTACAAGGCGACGCCGGTCGGCAAGGCCCTGCGCGAGGCCTGCCCGGGCGGGATAGACGTCTATTTCGACAATGTCGGCGGCGACATCTTCGAGGCCTGCCTGTTCAACATGAAGCTGCACGGGCGCATCGCCTGCTGCGGGGCGGTCTCGCAATATGACGGCGCGCCGCCGCCGCATGGGCCGCGCGGTGTGCCGGGCTTGATCGTGGTGCGTCGCTTGACCCTGCGTGGCTTCATCGTCTCGGACTTCTACGACCAGCAGTCCAAGGCCCTGGGCGACCTGAAGGGCTGGGTCGAGTCCGGCCAACTGAAGGTCCCCGAGGATATCATCCAGGGCCTGGAGAACACTCCCGCCGCCCTGATCGGCCTGCTTGCCGGCCAGAACGTCGGCAAGCGCATGGTGCGGGTCAGCTAG
- the yghU gene encoding glutathione-dependent disulfide-bond oxidoreductase yields MTEPTEYIPPKVWVWNKESGGRFANINRPIAGPTHDKVLPVGRHPMQLYSLATPNGVKVTVMLEELLALGHAGAEYDAWLIRINEGDQFGSGFVAVNPNSKIPALLDRSGPEPIRVFESGAILLHLAEKFGAYLPTEPKARAECLSWLFWQMGSAPYLGGGFGHFYAYAPTKIEYAIDRFAMEVKRQLDVLDRRLAEAEFLAGDQYTIADMAVWPWYGALAKGLLYEGGEFLSVQDYKNVQRWTDHIAERPAVKRGRMVNRGWGDPASQLIERHDASDFETRTQDKLAPAAEG; encoded by the coding sequence ATGACCGAACCCACCGAGTACATCCCGCCCAAGGTCTGGGTCTGGAACAAGGAAAGCGGCGGACGCTTCGCCAATATCAACCGGCCGATCGCCGGGCCGACGCACGACAAGGTGCTGCCGGTCGGGCGCCACCCGATGCAGCTCTACTCCCTGGCCACGCCCAACGGGGTCAAGGTCACGGTGATGCTGGAAGAGCTCCTGGCCCTGGGCCACGCAGGCGCCGAGTACGACGCCTGGCTGATCCGCATCAACGAGGGCGACCAGTTCGGCAGCGGCTTCGTGGCCGTCAATCCCAACTCCAAGATCCCCGCCCTTCTGGACCGCAGCGGCCCCGAGCCGATCCGTGTGTTCGAGTCGGGCGCCATCCTCTTGCACTTGGCCGAGAAGTTCGGCGCCTATCTGCCCACCGAGCCCAAGGCGCGGGCCGAGTGCCTGTCATGGTTGTTCTGGCAGATGGGCAGCGCCCCCTATCTGGGCGGCGGCTTCGGCCACTTCTACGCCTACGCCCCGACCAAGATCGAATACGCCATCGACCGCTTCGCCATGGAGGTGAAGCGCCAACTGGACGTGCTGGACCGGCGGCTGGCCGAGGCCGAGTTCCTAGCCGGAGACCAGTACACCATCGCCGACATGGCGGTCTGGCCCTGGTATGGCGCCCTGGCCAAGGGCCTGCTGTATGAGGGTGGCGAATTCCTCAGCGTGCAGGACTACAAGAACGTGCAGCGCTGGACCGACCACATCGCCGAGAGGCCCGCGGTCAAGCGCGGACGGATGGTCAACCGCGGCTGGGGCGATCCCGCCAGCCAGCTGATCGAACGCCACGACGCCTCGGACTTCGAGACCCGCACCCAGGACAAGCTGGCGCCGGCGGCGGAGGGCTAG
- a CDS encoding class I SAM-dependent methyltransferase, which translates to MTSFYDRHIMPRLIGCACSARPIMKQRAKVVPLAEGRVLELGIGGGLNLPFYDPAKVSGVFGVDPSEALRARALAAPRPEGLSVSVLDGVGEALPFEDAGFDSVVCTFTLCSVCTPATVLAEARRVLKPGGRMLFCEHGGAPDEGVACWQRRLEPVWKRLAGGCHLTRPIASAIAEAGFSLERVEHMYLPKTPRPVGWNEWGVAGRV; encoded by the coding sequence ATGACTTCGTTTTATGATCGCCACATCATGCCGCGGCTGATCGGCTGCGCCTGCTCGGCGCGCCCGATCATGAAGCAGCGCGCCAAGGTCGTGCCCCTGGCCGAGGGGCGGGTATTGGAGCTGGGCATAGGCGGCGGGCTGAACCTTCCCTTCTACGATCCGGCCAAAGTCTCGGGCGTGTTCGGCGTCGATCCTTCCGAGGCCCTGCGCGCGCGGGCTCTGGCGGCGCCGCGGCCGGAGGGGCTGTCCGTGAGCGTCTTGGATGGCGTGGGCGAGGCCCTGCCGTTCGAGGACGCCGGCTTCGACAGCGTGGTCTGCACCTTCACCCTGTGCTCGGTCTGCACGCCGGCCACGGTGCTGGCCGAGGCGCGGCGGGTGCTGAAACCTGGCGGGCGGATGTTGTTCTGCGAGCACGGCGGGGCGCCCGACGAGGGCGTGGCGTGCTGGCAGAGACGGTTGGAGCCGGTCTGGAAGCGGCTCGCCGGCGGCTGCCACCTGACCCGCCCCATAGCCTCCGCGATCGCGGAGGCCGGCTTTTCGCTGGAGCGGGTCGAGCACATGTACCTGCCCAAGACCCCGCGGCCGGTGGGCTGGAACGAGTGGGGCGTGGCCGGACGGGTCTAG
- the boxB gene encoding benzoyl-CoA 2,3-epoxidase subunit BoxB yields MAIDYQERIPNNVDLASNRTLQRALEHWQPRFLDWWRDLGPSDFQSADVYLRTAVSVDRKGWASFGHVKMPDYRWGIFLADPTPDRTIGFGDEYGKPAWQQVPGEHRSTLRRLIVTQGDTEPASVEQQRLLGLTAPSLYDLRGLFQVNVEEGRHLWAMVYLLHAHFGRDGREEAEELLIRHSGDADKPRILGTFNEPISDWLSFFMFTFFTDRDGKYQLMSLAESAFDPLARTCQFMLTEEAHHMFIGHTGLARVTKRTIEVMNELRTDDPAAIRAAGAIDLPTIQRYINFWFSSAVDLFGSEASSNAAAYFAGGLKGRPDEARYDDHLAQGQTFTLESPDGRGGVASEEIPLRNALNETIRSSYVEECEIFMERWNRIIAAAGFDFRYRLPNRRFNRQIGAWAGASVDLDGRPISAEAFAVQKDAWLPTEADRAFVHSLMRPVTEPGKMASWIAPPDQGINDRPTDYVYVRL; encoded by the coding sequence ATGGCCATCGACTACCAGGAGCGCATCCCCAACAATGTGGACCTCGCGTCCAACCGCACGCTGCAACGCGCGCTGGAGCACTGGCAGCCCCGCTTCCTCGACTGGTGGCGCGACCTGGGGCCCAGCGACTTCCAGTCCGCCGACGTCTATCTGCGCACGGCGGTTTCGGTCGACCGCAAGGGCTGGGCCTCGTTCGGGCACGTGAAGATGCCCGACTACCGCTGGGGTATCTTTCTGGCCGATCCCACCCCGGACCGGACCATCGGCTTCGGCGACGAATACGGCAAGCCGGCCTGGCAGCAGGTGCCCGGCGAGCACCGCTCGACCCTTCGCCGCCTGATCGTGACACAGGGCGACACCGAGCCGGCCTCGGTGGAGCAGCAGCGCCTCCTGGGCCTGACCGCGCCCTCGCTCTACGACCTCCGCGGCCTTTTCCAGGTCAATGTCGAGGAAGGCCGCCACCTCTGGGCCATGGTCTATCTGCTGCACGCCCATTTCGGCCGCGACGGGCGCGAAGAGGCCGAGGAACTGCTGATCCGTCATTCGGGCGACGCCGACAAGCCACGCATCCTCGGCACCTTCAACGAGCCGATCAGCGACTGGCTGAGCTTCTTCATGTTCACCTTCTTCACCGACCGCGACGGCAAGTACCAGCTGATGTCCCTGGCGGAATCCGCCTTCGATCCCCTGGCGCGCACCTGCCAGTTCATGCTGACCGAGGAAGCCCACCACATGTTCATCGGTCACACGGGCCTGGCCCGGGTGACCAAGCGGACCATCGAGGTGATGAATGAGCTCAGGACCGACGATCCCGCAGCGATCCGCGCGGCCGGCGCGATCGACCTGCCGACCATCCAGCGGTACATCAATTTCTGGTTCTCGTCGGCGGTCGACCTGTTCGGCTCGGAGGCTTCCTCCAACGCCGCCGCCTATTTCGCCGGCGGCCTGAAAGGGCGCCCCGACGAGGCGCGCTATGACGACCACTTGGCCCAGGGCCAGACCTTCACCCTGGAAAGCCCCGACGGGCGCGGCGGCGTCGCCAGCGAGGAGATCCCCCTGCGCAACGCGCTGAACGAGACCATCCGCTCGTCCTATGTCGAGGAGTGCGAGATATTCATGGAGCGGTGGAACCGGATCATCGCTGCAGCCGGGTTCGACTTCCGCTACCGCCTGCCCAACCGGCGCTTCAACCGCCAGATCGGGGCCTGGGCGGGGGCGAGCGTGGACCTCGACGGCCGGCCGATCAGCGCCGAAGCTTTCGCCGTCCAAAAGGACGCTTGGCTGCCGACCGAGGCCGACCGCGCCTTCGTTCACAGCCTGATGCGGCCGGTGACCGAGCCGGGCAAGATGGCGTCCTGGATCGCGCCGCCGGACCAGGGGATCAACGATCGGCCGACCGACTACGTATATGTACGGTTGTGA
- the boxC gene encoding 2,3-epoxybenzoyl-CoA dihydrolase — protein sequence MITFDRTPTAYRHWRLAVDGRIATLTLDVDEEGGLVPGYRLKLNSYDLGVDIELYDALQRIRFEHPQVGCVVITSGKDRMFCAGANIYMLGHSSHGWKVNFCKFTNETRNGLEDSSRHDGLKFVAALNGTTAGGGYEVALACDEIVLIDDRSSVVSLPEVPLLGVLPGTGGLTRVVDKRKVRRDLADLFCTSADGVKGAKALAWGLVDHIAAPNAFPAKVRERAEALVAKSSRPESADGIALTPLERCIDETGYHYRHVDARFDRAGRTVHLTLKAPETVESLSLDQITARGADWWPLALARELDDAILMLRANEPELGLWVIRSEGDPAAVLAADRGLIEHQDHWLARETVGLLRRTLHRLDATSRSLYAVIDRASCFAGLLFEVALAADRSYMLTLPEDDPEAVSIALDGLNFGLLPDLTGQSRLAARFSGDEVRLGELRQLSGRSLGADQAFEHGLVTVAPDDLDWDEEIRIAIEERAALSPDALTGLEASLRFAGRESLATKIFGRLSAWQNWVFNRPNATGEAGALKLFGSGSKPQFNWERV from the coding sequence ATGATCACCTTCGATCGCACGCCAACGGCTTATCGCCACTGGCGCCTGGCGGTGGACGGCCGCATCGCCACCCTGACGCTGGATGTCGACGAGGAAGGCGGACTGGTCCCGGGCTACCGGCTCAAGCTCAATTCCTATGACCTGGGCGTCGACATCGAGCTCTACGACGCCCTGCAGCGGATTCGCTTCGAGCACCCCCAGGTCGGCTGCGTGGTGATCACCAGCGGCAAGGACCGCATGTTCTGCGCCGGCGCCAACATCTACATGCTGGGCCACTCCAGCCACGGCTGGAAGGTGAATTTCTGCAAGTTCACCAACGAGACCCGCAACGGCCTGGAAGACTCTTCGCGACACGACGGCCTGAAGTTCGTCGCCGCGCTGAACGGGACCACCGCCGGCGGCGGCTATGAAGTCGCCTTGGCCTGCGACGAAATCGTGCTGATCGATGACCGCTCCAGCGTGGTCAGCCTGCCGGAAGTGCCGCTTTTGGGCGTCCTGCCCGGCACCGGCGGCCTGACGCGCGTGGTCGACAAGCGCAAGGTGCGGCGCGACCTGGCCGACCTGTTCTGCACCAGCGCCGATGGGGTCAAGGGCGCCAAGGCCCTGGCCTGGGGTCTGGTCGACCATATCGCCGCCCCGAACGCGTTCCCGGCCAAGGTGCGCGAGCGGGCCGAAGCGCTGGTCGCGAAGTCTTCGCGGCCTGAAAGCGCTGACGGGATCGCCCTTACGCCGCTCGAACGCTGCATTGACGAGACCGGCTACCACTATCGGCACGTCGACGCCCGCTTCGACAGGGCAGGCCGCACGGTTCATCTGACCCTGAAGGCGCCTGAAACGGTCGAAAGCCTGTCTCTCGACCAGATCACCGCTCGCGGCGCCGACTGGTGGCCGCTGGCCCTGGCGCGGGAGTTGGACGACGCCATCCTGATGCTGCGCGCCAACGAGCCGGAACTCGGCCTTTGGGTGATCCGCAGCGAGGGCGATCCGGCCGCCGTGCTGGCCGCCGACCGTGGCTTGATCGAGCACCAGGACCATTGGCTGGCGCGCGAGACGGTGGGCCTATTGCGCCGGACCCTGCATCGTCTGGACGCCACTTCGCGCAGTCTCTACGCGGTGATCGACCGCGCCTCATGCTTTGCGGGCCTGCTGTTCGAAGTCGCCCTGGCGGCCGACCGCAGCTACATGCTGACCCTGCCGGAGGATGACCCGGAAGCCGTCTCGATCGCCCTGGACGGGCTCAACTTCGGCCTGTTGCCGGATCTGACGGGCCAGTCCCGGCTGGCGGCGCGCTTTTCGGGCGACGAGGTCCGCCTGGGGGAATTGCGCCAGCTCTCCGGGCGGTCCCTCGGGGCCGACCAGGCCTTCGAGCACGGCCTCGTCACGGTCGCGCCCGACGATCTCGATTGGGACGAGGAGATTCGCATCGCCATCGAGGAGCGGGCCGCCCTGTCGCCGGACGCCCTGACCGGCCTGGAGGCGTCCCTGCGCTTCGCCGGCCGCGAAAGCCTCGCCACCAAGATCTTCGGCCGGCTGTCAGCCTGGCAGAACTGGGTGTTCAACCGCCCGAACGCCACCGGCGAGGCCGGGGCCCTGAAGCTGTTCGGCTCGGGATCCAAGCCGCAATTCAATTGGGAGCGAGTCTGA
- a CDS encoding helix-turn-helix transcriptional regulator, translated as MSEALTTTVDGRVDDADQLYLLRLGEQVRRLRARHGVTRKILARESGVSERYLAQLEAGRGNVSILLLRQIAQALNASLQDLVAVEAEPPTELAHAIELLRRLPPDALAEACRGLARTYGGDEAERRRRIALIGLKGAGKSTLGRLLAQRLNVPFIELDEAVEAAAGMPLAALFDLYGQAGFRRLERQALERAIAAHPAAVIAVGGGLVSDPATFELLLARCRTVWLKASPAEHMQRVIAQGDMRPMADNDESMADLKRILEARGPLYARADLEVSTSGRSAEEALDDMVNALG; from the coding sequence TTGAGCGAAGCCCTTACGACGACCGTGGACGGGCGCGTCGATGACGCCGATCAGCTCTACCTGCTCAGGCTGGGCGAGCAGGTCCGGCGCCTGCGCGCCCGCCATGGGGTGACCCGCAAGATCCTCGCTCGCGAGTCCGGCGTTTCGGAGCGATACTTGGCTCAGTTGGAGGCCGGTCGAGGGAACGTCTCCATCCTCCTGCTGCGCCAGATCGCCCAGGCCCTCAACGCCTCGCTGCAGGACCTGGTGGCGGTTGAGGCCGAACCACCGACCGAATTGGCGCACGCCATCGAACTGCTGCGCCGCCTTCCGCCCGACGCCCTGGCCGAGGCCTGCCGGGGGCTTGCCCGAACCTATGGCGGCGATGAGGCCGAGCGCCGCCGCCGCATCGCCCTGATCGGCTTGAAAGGCGCAGGAAAATCGACGCTTGGTCGGCTTCTCGCCCAACGGCTCAATGTTCCCTTCATCGAGCTGGACGAAGCGGTCGAAGCCGCCGCCGGCATGCCGCTCGCCGCCCTGTTCGACCTCTACGGCCAGGCCGGCTTTCGCCGCCTGGAACGTCAGGCGCTGGAACGGGCGATCGCAGCCCATCCAGCCGCTGTGATCGCGGTGGGTGGCGGCCTGGTCTCCGACCCCGCCACCTTCGAGCTGCTCCTGGCGCGCTGCCGGACAGTCTGGCTCAAGGCAAGTCCGGCCGAGCATATGCAGCGCGTGATCGCCCAGGGCGACATGCGTCCCATGGCCGACAACGACGAGTCCATGGCCGACCTGAAGCGGATTCTGGAGGCCCGCGGCCCCCTTTATGCCCGCGCGGATCTTGAAGTCTCGACCAGCGGCCGATCGGCGGAAGAGGCTCTGGATGACATGGTCAATGCGCTCGGGTGA